In Clostridiales bacterium, the sequence AAATCCGCTCAAATCGGGGTTTTGGACGCCCACAAGAGGCAGGATATATCTATCAATTAGCGGTTTTACAAAGCTGTTTAAAGCAATGCCTGTTCCGGAGTTTATCAAAATACAAATTGCCACAATGAATAGCTGAAGCTTGTAATTTTTAAGATACCCAAACAGCCTAATTAAAGTCTTTTTTATGTTTTTGGGCTTTACGCCTCTAAATATATGCCTGCTTGTCGGTTTTGCCGCGCTGATTAGTTTGCTTTTATTCATTCCGCTCCCCCATGTTTTTTTGAGAATAATAAACATCTTTATATATTTCGTTGGTCTTTATTAGCTCGTCATGCGTTCCCATGCCTTTTATTTGGCCTTCGTCCAAGATAATAATATTGTCGGCGTCTTCTATTGAGGCTACCCTTTGGGCGATTATTATTTTGGTAACATCGTTAAGCTCGGTCCTTAGCGCTTTTCTTATAAGCGCGTCCGTGTTGGTATCCACGGCGCTTGTGGAATCGTCAAATATA encodes:
- a CDS encoding ABC transporter ATP-binding protein → MNKSKLISAAKPTSRHIFRGVKPKNIKKTLIRLFGYLKNYKLQLFIVAICILINSGTGIALNSFVKPLIDRYILPLVGVQNPDLSGF